The following coding sequences are from one Enterococcus sp. 4G2_DIV0659 window:
- a CDS encoding PH domain-containing protein, with product MSNPFKVIIHQINKEITGTSKKELNIHQKKALFNQTKMYIFLQDFIQKLEPYLEMDEQIKAYLPLTTDGQNVSAVGLGLLGMYHPESEEAKAYVKNFNDLRGNRLLIFTNQRMIFTTIIEFLDKKTFFSYPYRTIKAITLKQNKMTYFDWDDSFPPKRVPIYTYTFDFESENHIFSELLGQRDVDILKRQLDEIPALKKIIVIQEIYRQKRFDRIVNNPIFAYRFSYYVFNLLAIIVLLLFALGIFFHIGPFKV from the coding sequence ATGTCCAATCCATTTAAAGTGATCATTCATCAAATCAATAAAGAAATCACTGGTACCTCAAAAAAAGAATTAAATATCCACCAAAAAAAAGCCTTGTTTAATCAAACGAAAATGTATATTTTTCTACAAGACTTTATTCAAAAACTAGAACCTTATTTAGAAATGGATGAACAAATTAAAGCCTATCTACCACTAACAACTGATGGTCAAAATGTCTCTGCTGTCGGTTTGGGTCTACTTGGAATGTATCATCCTGAATCTGAAGAAGCAAAAGCATATGTAAAAAATTTTAACGATCTTAGAGGAAACCGACTCTTGATTTTTACAAATCAACGAATGATTTTTACAACAATCATTGAATTTTTAGATAAAAAAACATTTTTCAGTTATCCGTATAGAACAATCAAAGCAATCACTTTAAAGCAAAATAAAATGACCTATTTTGATTGGGATGATTCGTTCCCTCCAAAACGTGTGCCTATTTATACGTATACCTTTGATTTTGAATCAGAAAATCATATTTTTTCTGAATTGCTTGGTCAGCGAGATGTTGATATTTTGAAAAGACAACTAGATGAAATTCCTGCACTAAAAAAAATTATTGTCATACAAGAAATATATCGCCAAAAACGGTTTGATCGGATTGTAAATAACCCTATATTTGCTTATAGATTTAGTTATTATGTCTTTAATCTTTTAGCAATCATTGTATTGCTACTCTTTGCTTTAGGCATTTTTTTCCATATAGGACCTTTTAAAGTCTAG
- a CDS encoding sigma-70 family RNA polymerase sigma factor translates to MEKEIIDLLIKKDFLGLEKLIDLLGTDIVKCIRAVLNHSNEKAYHKEVENEVFYRIWQKIDSFDENKSSLKTWSLTITRNSCLDKKRRIIREQRMIPMEQLPESTFDSKYFEKENFLDLLIFLSKEDQLIFLKYYYYQDTPNEIAKELKMDVSQVYNHLSRGRKKLKQLLEKGGF, encoded by the coding sequence GTGGAAAAGGAAATTATTGACTTATTAATCAAAAAAGATTTTTTGGGGTTGGAAAAATTGATTGATCTTTTAGGGACAGATATTGTCAAATGTATTCGAGCTGTTTTAAATCATTCAAATGAAAAAGCCTATCACAAAGAGGTTGAAAATGAGGTGTTTTATCGGATTTGGCAAAAAATTGATTCGTTCGATGAAAATAAAAGTAGTTTAAAAACATGGAGTTTAACTATCACGCGTAATAGTTGTCTTGATAAAAAAAGGAGGATTATTCGTGAACAAAGAATGATACCAATGGAACAGTTGCCAGAAAGTACTTTCGACAGCAAGTATTTTGAAAAAGAAAACTTTTTGGATTTATTGATTTTTTTATCTAAAGAAGATCAATTAATCTTTTTAAAATATTATTACTATCAAGACACGCCAAATGAAATCGCAAAAGAATTGAAAATGGACGTTTCTCAAGTCTATAATCATCTTTCTCGAGGTAGAAAAAAGCTGAAGCAACTATTAGAAAAAGGAGGATTTTAA
- a CDS encoding helix-hairpin-helix domain-containing protein, which yields MDYQAFIQKYRYFILLGCAIVILFICAVVSFMFFKPDHSTDEDFAISSTTASYTSQSESQPNEIYVDIKGAVKKPGMYEGTGNMRVWDAIMLAGGVREDADTKQVNFSKRISDQMVIYVPLIGEVISDDQKPADSQDKSSKDTEKININQANESELQALPGVGQKKAQEIIRYREENGGFKGIEEIKNISGFGDKTFEKLKDVISS from the coding sequence ATGGATTATCAAGCGTTTATACAAAAGTATCGATACTTTATTTTGCTAGGATGTGCAATTGTAATACTCTTTATTTGTGCAGTGGTTAGTTTCATGTTCTTTAAGCCTGATCATTCGACGGATGAAGATTTTGCGATATCTTCGACGACAGCTTCTTATACAAGTCAAAGTGAGAGCCAGCCTAATGAAATTTATGTGGATATCAAAGGAGCTGTAAAAAAGCCCGGTATGTATGAAGGAACAGGGAATATGCGTGTTTGGGATGCCATCATGCTTGCAGGTGGAGTGCGTGAAGATGCGGACACAAAACAAGTGAATTTTTCTAAAAGAATATCTGATCAGATGGTTATTTATGTTCCTTTGATTGGAGAAGTCATTTCAGATGATCAGAAACCAGCAGATAGTCAGGATAAATCAAGCAAAGACACGGAAAAAATTAATATCAATCAGGCAAACGAATCAGAATTACAAGCGTTACCCGGTGTTGGCCAAAAAAAGGCGCAAGAAATTATTCGCTATCGTGAAGAAAATGGCGGTTTTAAAGGCATTGAAGAGATAAAAAATATTTCAGGATTTGGGGATAAAACATTTGAAAAATTAAAAGACGTGATCTCCTCATAA
- a CDS encoding ComE operon protein 2: MTLERIPWDQYFMAQSVLLSLRSTCTRLEVGATVVRDKRIIAGGYNGSVSGDVHCIDDGCYMVDGHCVRTIHAEMNAILQCAKFGIPTEGAEIYVTHFPCLQCTKMILQAGIKKIHYLKDYRNNEYALALIKEVGATVDQVTLSKKYFAELQLGEEPASSEEVSQADQ, encoded by the coding sequence ATGACATTAGAACGAATCCCGTGGGACCAATATTTTATGGCTCAAAGTGTTTTATTATCTTTAAGAAGTACGTGTACGAGATTAGAAGTAGGGGCAACCGTTGTAAGAGATAAGCGGATCATTGCCGGTGGATATAATGGATCAGTTAGTGGTGACGTTCATTGTATCGATGATGGCTGTTATATGGTTGATGGGCATTGTGTGAGGACGATTCATGCAGAAATGAATGCGATTTTACAGTGTGCAAAATTTGGCATTCCTACAGAAGGAGCCGAGATATACGTGACCCATTTTCCATGTTTACAGTGCACAAAAATGATTTTGCAAGCTGGCATTAAAAAAATTCATTATTTAAAGGATTACCGAAATAATGAATATGCACTTGCGTTGATCAAAGAGGTCGGTGCGACCGTAGATCAAGTAACGTTATCAAAGAAATATTTTGCTGAATTACAATTAGGAGAAGAGCCTGCTTCGAGTGAAGAAGTATCTCAAGCAGATCAGTAA
- a CDS encoding ComEC/Rec2 family competence protein, with protein MLADLGILHLFSLSGMHVTFFVGCFRYFILRSGVSVERLFGLQFLFSIIYAGLTGFSVSVVRALIQSMISLSNKQFKWRLSALDCWSLTLLIALVIKPYLLFSVGGQLSYGLSFFILYVYPIANRVKNRYLQMYYFSFLLNISIIPLVGLTFLNGK; from the coding sequence ATGTTAGCCGACTTAGGTATATTGCATTTATTTAGTCTTTCAGGAATGCATGTTACGTTTTTTGTGGGGTGTTTTAGGTACTTTATTTTGAGAAGTGGAGTAAGTGTTGAGCGATTATTTGGATTACAGTTCTTGTTTTCAATTATTTATGCAGGATTAACAGGATTTTCAGTCAGTGTCGTTCGGGCATTAATACAAAGTATGATTTCTTTAAGTAATAAACAATTTAAGTGGCGATTGTCAGCTCTGGATTGTTGGAGTCTTACTTTACTGATAGCTCTGGTGATAAAACCGTACTTGTTATTTTCAGTAGGTGGACAATTAAGTTATGGTCTGTCTTTTTTCATTCTCTATGTTTATCCTATAGCAAATAGAGTCAAAAATCGTTATTTACAAATGTATTATTTTTCGTTTCTTCTAAATATCTCAATAATCCCGTTGGTCGGTCTTACTTTTTTGAATGGCAAGTGA
- a CDS encoding DNA internalization-related competence protein ComEC/Rec2 — protein MTSSLFTFLLLPVFEQLILPLLSTSLLISFVFKSNILIHGLEAYFLMQQGLFQWLSQYSTFTLVTGAFSPIFFLIISLCLLLLLHLIYIKSKKNYIISVIFFLMIQNKYFLPTGMLAFIDVGQGDSIFIQTPFHQENILIDTGGKVGFEKEHWTVKANQKSNAEFSVIPFLKSKGVKYLDKVLISHGDVDHCGDLLTINEKIPIRYLYFPKGTEKKPIFRKMLKKLKQTGTKCVGVLANTNLDSSIPLQILAPQNTGTGENKDSMVLYTKIGGRRFLFTGDLEKEGEQQLMKQFSALNIDVLKVGHHGSKTSTDASFIKKINPVEAIISCGRNNRFKHPHEETLHTLKKENVKIYRTDQNGMIYYEWTPFSNRLSAKKIIQEN, from the coding sequence GTGACTAGTAGTTTATTTACATTTTTATTATTACCCGTCTTTGAGCAGCTCATTTTACCTCTTTTAAGTACTAGTCTACTCATTTCTTTTGTATTCAAATCAAATATATTAATTCATGGCCTAGAAGCTTATTTTCTTATGCAGCAAGGGTTATTTCAATGGCTTAGCCAATACAGTACATTTACCTTGGTGACTGGAGCTTTTTCTCCAATATTTTTTCTGATAATAAGTCTGTGTCTATTGTTATTATTACACTTGATTTATATTAAGTCGAAAAAGAACTATATAATTAGTGTTATCTTTTTTTTAATGATACAAAATAAATACTTTTTACCAACGGGGATGTTGGCTTTTATTGATGTCGGACAAGGAGATAGTATCTTTATTCAAACGCCTTTTCATCAAGAAAATATTTTGATTGATACAGGTGGTAAAGTTGGCTTTGAAAAAGAACATTGGACAGTAAAGGCAAACCAAAAAAGCAATGCAGAATTCTCTGTGATTCCCTTTTTAAAGAGTAAAGGAGTTAAATACTTGGATAAAGTCTTGATTAGCCATGGGGACGTAGATCATTGTGGAGATTTACTGACGATCAATGAGAAAATACCGATTCGATATCTTTATTTTCCGAAGGGGACAGAAAAGAAACCGATATTTCGTAAAATGCTCAAAAAGTTGAAACAAACAGGAACAAAATGTGTCGGTGTTTTGGCGAATACGAATCTTGATTCTTCGATTCCTTTACAAATTCTTGCGCCCCAAAATACTGGAACGGGTGAAAATAAGGATTCTATGGTACTTTATACAAAAATTGGAGGACGACGCTTTTTATTTACAGGAGATTTAGAAAAAGAGGGAGAGCAACAATTAATGAAGCAGTTTTCAGCTCTAAACATTGATGTTTTAAAAGTGGGGCATCATGGAAGTAAAACATCTACAGATGCTTCATTTATAAAAAAAATTAACCCCGTAGAGGCAATCATTTCTTGTGGTAGGAATAATCGATTCAAACACCCACATGAAGAAACACTTCATACATTGAAAAAGGAGAACGTGAAGATCTATAGAACAGATCAAAATGGGATGATTTACTATGAATGGACACCGTTTTCCAATAGATTATCCGCTAAAAAAATCATCCAAGAAAACTAG
- the holA gene encoding DNA polymerase III subunit delta gives MNLQEALKQVRQQQFSSVYLIQGTEGYLSELFKTELMSQLIKTEDDQFNYSTFDMEEVPLSVAMEEAETIPFFGDYRLVFIEHPYFLTAERKTNGIEHDIDSLLAYLEQPSPTTILVFIANVEKLDERKKVTKALKKKANIVDVNPMGEREVRQYVEQTIQSEGYEIRPEAFDLLLQLTDLNLSKVMGELQKLFLFASENKVITLNSVKELVPKSLEHNVFDLTNDVLSGNAEKAIQLYEDLLLQGEETIKLNAILLNQIRLFLQTKILAKLGYQQANIAETLKIHPYRVKLALQQVRRFELDRLETIYDELVENDFGMKTGKMDKELLFELFILKLSRQAAAG, from the coding sequence ATGAACTTACAAGAAGCATTAAAACAGGTAAGGCAACAGCAATTTTCTTCTGTCTATTTAATACAAGGAACAGAAGGTTATTTAAGTGAACTTTTTAAAACAGAACTCATGAGTCAGTTAATTAAAACAGAAGATGATCAATTCAATTATTCTACGTTTGATATGGAAGAAGTTCCATTGTCTGTAGCAATGGAAGAAGCTGAAACGATTCCTTTCTTTGGTGATTACCGTTTAGTGTTTATTGAGCACCCGTATTTTTTGACAGCCGAGCGAAAAACGAATGGGATTGAGCATGATATAGATAGTCTACTAGCTTATTTGGAGCAACCATCACCTACAACAATTTTAGTCTTTATTGCAAATGTTGAAAAATTGGATGAGCGTAAAAAAGTGACTAAAGCGTTGAAAAAGAAAGCAAATATTGTCGATGTCAACCCAATGGGGGAACGTGAAGTACGTCAATATGTAGAGCAAACAATCCAAAGTGAAGGTTATGAGATTCGACCAGAAGCCTTTGATTTATTATTGCAGTTAACAGATTTAAATTTATCTAAAGTGATGGGGGAGCTACAAAAATTATTTTTATTTGCTTCAGAAAATAAAGTCATTACATTAAATAGTGTTAAAGAATTAGTCCCAAAATCTTTAGAGCATAATGTATTTGATTTGACCAATGATGTATTGTCTGGGAATGCCGAAAAAGCAATCCAATTGTACGAAGACTTATTGCTGCAAGGAGAAGAGACAATCAAGTTAAACGCAATTTTACTCAATCAGATTCGTTTATTTCTCCAAACAAAAATTTTAGCAAAACTAGGTTATCAGCAAGCAAATATTGCTGAGACCTTAAAAATTCATCCTTATCGTGTGAAGTTAGCTTTGCAACAAGTACGACGATTTGAGTTGGATCGTTTAGAGACAATTTATGACGAATTAGTCGAAAATGATTTTGGCATGAAAACAGGTAAAATGGATAAAGAATTACTTTTTGAATTATTTATTTTGAAACTTTCAAGACAAGCAGCAGCAGGATAA
- a CDS encoding ester cyclase produces MNESKMIIESFFKEVRSGKNLPAAYDYMHEEVIAHQVQSENEYTIMRSPQDYIEHVKEMKEHYGQFELNIQEMIAECNKVYVRWKQTGRTKDDKKIIQLASAVYLVKEQKISEYWIQIDRKGLEIQSSLE; encoded by the coding sequence TTGAATGAGTCAAAAATGATTATAGAATCGTTTTTTAAAGAAGTTCGTTCAGGAAAGAATCTTCCTGCAGCATATGATTATATGCATGAAGAAGTAATTGCTCACCAAGTTCAATCTGAAAACGAATATACAATAATGCGATCCCCGCAAGATTATATTGAGCATGTTAAAGAAATGAAAGAGCATTACGGTCAGTTTGAATTAAATATACAAGAGATGATTGCAGAGTGTAATAAAGTATATGTCCGTTGGAAACAAACAGGACGGACAAAGGATGACAAAAAGATCATCCAACTTGCCAGCGCTGTTTATCTAGTAAAAGAGCAAAAAATTTCTGAATATTGGATTCAAATCGATCGAAAAGGGCTTGAAATACAAAGTAGTTTGGAATAA
- the rpsT gene encoding 30S ribosomal protein S20, with amino-acid sequence MPNIESAIKRVRTNANKNAQNSSQKNAMRTAIKKFEDAVAAGADNVDALYKEAAKAVDMAETKGLIHKNKASRDKSRLSKKLAK; translated from the coding sequence ATGCCGAATATTGAATCTGCAATTAAACGTGTACGTACTAACGCTAATAAGAATGCTCAAAATTCATCTCAAAAAAATGCTATGCGTACAGCTATCAAGAAATTTGAAGATGCTGTAGCTGCTGGTGCTGACAATGTGGATGCGTTATATAAAGAAGCTGCTAAAGCTGTTGATATGGCTGAAACAAAAGGACTAATCCATAAAAACAAAGCAAGCCGCGACAAATCTCGCCTAAGCAAAAAATTAGCAAAATAA
- a CDS encoding undecaprenyl-diphosphate phosphatase yields the protein MLLSNLWKAIFLGIIEGVTEWLPISSTGHLILVDEFIKMNLSKDFMEMFNVVIQLGAIMAVVVLYFHKLNPFSPQKNEVEKKDTWILWSKVVVAVAPAAIIGIPLDDWLEAKFHNFFTVSLMLIVYGIAFVVIEKRNRTREPKCTDLNNFTYKAAAIVGFFQVLSLIPGTSRSGATILGAIIIGASRFVATEFSFFLGIPVMFGASFLKIVKFIMKGNSFGFSETFILLTGSLVAFVVSIIVIKFLLNYLKRNDFTAFGWYRIILGVLLISYWLFS from the coding sequence ATGCTTTTATCAAATTTATGGAAAGCAATTTTTCTTGGCATTATTGAAGGAGTAACTGAATGGCTTCCGATTAGTAGTACCGGTCATTTAATCTTAGTTGATGAATTCATTAAGATGAACCTGAGTAAAGACTTTATGGAAATGTTTAATGTGGTTATTCAACTGGGCGCAATCATGGCCGTTGTTGTACTTTATTTTCATAAGTTAAACCCTTTCTCACCGCAAAAAAATGAGGTTGAGAAAAAAGATACTTGGATACTCTGGTCAAAAGTTGTGGTTGCAGTTGCACCCGCTGCGATTATTGGTATTCCCCTAGACGACTGGTTAGAAGCAAAGTTCCATAACTTCTTTACCGTTTCATTAATGTTAATTGTTTATGGGATTGCATTTGTTGTCATTGAAAAAAGAAATCGAACTCGTGAACCTAAATGTACTGATTTAAATAATTTCACTTATAAGGCTGCCGCTATTGTTGGTTTCTTCCAAGTGCTGTCATTAATTCCTGGTACATCTCGTTCAGGGGCAACGATTCTAGGTGCTATTATCATTGGTGCTTCACGTTTTGTCGCAACAGAATTTTCATTTTTCCTTGGAATACCTGTGATGTTCGGCGCAAGTTTTTTAAAAATTGTAAAGTTCATCATGAAAGGAAATTCATTTGGCTTTAGTGAAACTTTTATTCTATTGACTGGTTCACTTGTGGCCTTTGTCGTTTCTATTATCGTCATCAAATTCTTGTTGAATTATTTAAAACGAAACGATTTCACTGCGTTTGGTTGGTATCGTATCATACTTGGCGTCTTACTTATTAGTTACTGGTTATTCTCGTAA
- a CDS encoding PTS sugar transporter subunit IIA encodes MFGFLKKNKTGRLNETLYAVATGNLVPISEVNDPVFSKKMMGDGFAIIPSKKEIYSPIEGKILSVFQTKHAVGLKMDNGLEILLHMGIDTVELNGTPFDIKVSEGMKVTKHTLIANVDIEQIAMAGKPVDMVVVITNMDALKQFDLVKTGSVIAGDEIGVAQAQMTL; translated from the coding sequence ATGTTTGGATTTTTGAAAAAAAACAAAACGGGGCGATTAAATGAAACGTTGTATGCTGTGGCTACAGGAAATTTAGTGCCAATCAGCGAAGTCAATGACCCTGTTTTTTCAAAAAAAATGATGGGCGATGGATTTGCAATCATTCCTTCAAAAAAAGAAATCTATTCACCAATTGAAGGGAAAATCCTTAGTGTTTTTCAAACAAAACATGCTGTTGGATTGAAGATGGACAATGGCTTAGAAATATTACTTCATATGGGTATTGATACTGTAGAGCTTAACGGGACTCCGTTTGATATAAAGGTAAGCGAAGGGATGAAAGTAACAAAACATACATTAATTGCAAATGTTGATATAGAACAAATCGCTATGGCGGGAAAACCAGTGGATATGGTTGTCGTTATAACGAATATGGATGCATTGAAACAGTTTGATCTTGTCAAAACAGGCAGTGTTATTGCTGGGGATGAAATAGGAGTTGCCCAAGCGCAAATGACACTATAA
- a CDS encoding histidine phosphatase family protein, which yields MNEPTVLYIIRHGKTMFNTIGRTQGWSDTPLTKEGEEVIRYLGIGLKDIVFKEAFSSDSGRAMQTARIILQEHCMGAEIPYTTDSRIREWCFGSLDGGYDGELWGVVPRILAFKNYEDMMTNRISYKDLADAIIAADTANWAEPYEKIKERVWSGFEDIAYQREKNGGGNVMIVSHGLTISFLLSLIDPTLPMQIGLENGSVTKLIYENGQFIIDSVNDTHYIDAGRKS from the coding sequence ATGAACGAACCGACTGTACTCTATATTATTCGACACGGTAAGACGATGTTTAACACAATTGGACGAACACAAGGTTGGTCAGATACACCTTTAACTAAAGAAGGCGAAGAAGTTATCCGATATCTAGGCATCGGTTTAAAAGATATTGTGTTTAAGGAAGCTTTTTCAAGTGATAGCGGACGTGCTATGCAGACAGCTCGGATAATTTTACAAGAGCATTGCATGGGTGCTGAGATTCCGTATACAACAGATAGTCGTATTCGTGAATGGTGTTTTGGTTCTTTAGATGGAGGATACGATGGAGAACTTTGGGGTGTCGTGCCTCGCATATTAGCATTTAAAAATTATGAAGATATGATGACCAATCGAATTAGCTATAAAGACTTAGCTGACGCGATTATCGCAGCAGATACTGCAAATTGGGCGGAACCATATGAGAAAATCAAGGAACGGGTCTGGAGTGGTTTTGAAGATATTGCCTATCAACGTGAAAAAAATGGCGGTGGCAATGTAATGATTGTTTCCCATGGTTTAACGATTTCATTCCTACTATCATTGATTGATCCTACACTACCAATGCAGATTGGTTTAGAAAATGGCAGCGTTACTAAACTGATTTATGAAAATGGTCAATTTATAATTGATAGTGTTAATGATACACATTATATTGATGCTGGTAGAAAAAGTTGA
- a CDS encoding MBL fold metallo-hydrolase, whose product MLKIERIQTGEIQENCYLIYNENNLLIIDPGAEAGKIIALIEKTEKKPLAILLTHTHYDHIGAVEDIRHHYNIPVYVSPLEQEWLSNPIFNLSGLGRHDDIADIIVQPAEKEFELTDYDLGGIKFSVVPTPGHSIGSLSFIFEDFVVTGDALFKGSIGRTDLHTGDMQQLLHSIQTYLFTLPGEFPAYPGHGDATTIEHEKKTNPFFN is encoded by the coding sequence ATGCTAAAAATTGAACGAATCCAAACAGGAGAAATCCAAGAGAATTGTTACTTAATTTATAATGAAAACAATCTTTTGATTATTGATCCTGGAGCTGAAGCAGGGAAAATAATCGCTTTAATTGAAAAAACTGAAAAAAAGCCACTTGCTATTCTTTTAACACATACGCATTATGATCATATTGGTGCCGTAGAAGATATTCGCCATCATTACAATATTCCTGTGTACGTCAGCCCATTAGAGCAAGAATGGCTGTCAAACCCTATCTTTAATCTATCTGGTTTAGGTCGCCATGATGATATCGCCGACATTATCGTTCAGCCCGCAGAGAAAGAATTTGAACTAACTGATTATGATTTAGGCGGAATTAAATTTTCTGTTGTTCCCACCCCTGGACATTCGATTGGCAGCTTAAGTTTTATTTTTGAGGATTTTGTTGTGACAGGTGACGCTCTTTTTAAAGGCAGCATTGGTCGAACTGATTTGCATACTGGTGATATGCAGCAGTTGCTACACAGCATCCAAACCTATCTTTTCACGCTACCTGGTGAATTTCCAGCTTACCCTGGACATGGTGATGCTACAACAATAGAACACGAAAAGAAAACCAATCCTTTTTTCAACTAA